A portion of the Oncorhynchus nerka isolate Pitt River linkage group LG27, Oner_Uvic_2.0, whole genome shotgun sequence genome contains these proteins:
- the tfip11 gene encoding tuftelin-interacting protein 11 translates to MSMSHLYGRQGEEEDEGVEVEKFEVTEWDLANEFNPERRRHRQTKEEAVYGIWAERGDSDDERPSFGGKRSKDYSAPVSFVSAGLRKSAAEEKQQQQQIDGGSDDSDNDNTPPAQPPPRDIAPKKLQTGGHFRGNSQSQRTGFAAGIRAGGDLGTWEKHTKGIGQKLLQKMGYVPGKGLGKNAQGILNPIEAKLRKGKGAVGAYGNERTKQSLQDFPVVDSEEEEEKEFQRELGQWRRDPAGGGGKKKPKYSYRTVDELKAKGKLAGRTTQTPAGELAQVKVIDMTGREQKVYYSYSQMTNKLSVPEEAPLSVATREQKTSGFALPELEHNLQLLIDLTEQDILQSSRRLQHERDVVVTLSHESSGLQTRLGTERDAIQRLEAVLQLVDRFQNGETAPGVGPSLQECAGVFETLQSEFYEEYKTLGLGDLAAAVVHPLLREKLRTWDPLKDSSYGLEEVGQWRAILESDQLHHANAPEAHMDPYHRLLWEVWIPVLRVCVSGWQPRMVGPMVDCVEVWAPLLPLWILNHLLEQLLFPRLQREVDSWNPLTDTVPIHSWLHPWLPLLQSRLEPLYPPIRSKLANALQRWHPSDGSARLILQPWRDVFTPGAWEAFMVKNIIPKLALCLGELVINPHQQQMEPFNWVLDWEGMLSPSSLVSLLDKHFFSKWLQVLCSWLSNSPNYEEITKWYLGWKSIFSDAVLAQPLVKDKFNEALDIMNRAVSSGLGGGYMQPGARENIAYLTHTERRKDFQYEALQERRDAESVAQRGIGASLPTNFKDLIQTKAEENNIVFMPLVAKRHEGKQLYTFGRIVIYIDRGVVFVQGEKTWVPTSLQSLIDMAK, encoded by the exons GTCTAAGGACTACTCTGCCCCTGTGAGTTTTGTGAGTGCTGGGCTACGCAAGTCTGCAGCAGAGGAgaagcaacaacagcagcagatAGATGGAGGGTCAGATGACTCTGACAATGACAACActccccctgcccaacccccacCCCGCGACATTGCACCTAAGAAACTGCAGACG GGTGGTCATTTCCGTGGCAATAGCCAGTCCCAGAGGACGGGGTTTGCGGCCGGTATCCGAGCTGGAGGAGACTTGGGCACTTGGGAGAAACACACCAAGGGGATTGGCCAGAAACTCCTCCAGAAGATGGGCTATGTACCAGGGAAAGGACTGGGGAAAAACGCCCAGG GTATTTTGAATCCCATCGAGGCAAAGCTTCGGAAGGGAAAGGGGGCGGTGGGCGCCTACGGCAACGAGAGAACCAAACAGTCACTACAGGACTTCCCTGTGGTTGActccgaggaggaggaggagaag GAGTTCCAAAGGGAACTAGGTCAGTGGCGTAGGGACCCTGCAGGTGGTGGAGGGAAGAAGAAACCAAAGTATTCCTACAGGACTGTAGATGAGCTGAAGGCTAAAGGCAAGCTGGCTGGACGGACCACACAGACACCCGCTGGAGAACTGGCTCAGGTCAAG gTGATAGATATGACAGGCAGGGAACAGAAGGTGTATTACAGCTACAGTCAGATGACTAACAAACTCAGTGTACCAGAGGAGGCTCCACTGAGCGTGGCCACACGTGAGCAGAAGACGTCTGGCTTTGCCCTGCCAGAGCTGGAACACAACCTGCAACTACTGATCGACCTGACGGAACAAGACATACTACag tcctcaCGGCGTCTGCAGCATGAGCGTGATGTGGTGGTGACTCTAAGCCACGAGAGCTCCGGTCTGCAGACGAGGCTCGGAACGGAACGGGATGCCATCCAGAGGCTAGAGGCAGTACTGCAGCTGGTGGATCGCTTTCAGAACGGGGAGACTGCACCCGGGGTAGGACCCAGCCTGCAG gagtgTGCTGGTGTTTTTGAGACTCTACAGAGTGAGTTCTATGAGGAGTACAAGACTCTAGGTTTGGGAGATCTGGCTGCGGCTGTAGTACATCCACTACTCCGAGAGAAACTACGCACATGGGATCCtctcaag GACAGCTCATATGGTCTGGAGGAGGTGGGTCAGTGGCGAGCCATCCTGGAGTCTGATCAGCTTCACCACGCCAACGCCCCTGAAGCACACATGGACCCATACCACAG gctgCTGTGGGAGGTGTGGATCCCTGTGCTGCGAGTGTGTGTGTCGGGGTGGCAGCCTCGCATGGTAGGACCCATGGTGGACTGTGTGGAGGTCTGGGCCCCTCTGCTGCCCCTCTGGATACTAAACCACCTCCTGGAACAACTCCTCTTCCCCAGGCTGCAGAGAGAG GTGGATAGCTGGAACCCCCTGACAGACACAGTGCCCATCCACTCCTGGCTCCACCCCTGGCTGCCTCTGCTCCAATCACGGCTGGAGCCTCTCTACCCGCCCATCCGCAGTAAACTGGCCAATGCGCTGCAGCGCTGGCACCCGAGTGACGGCTCCGCCCGCCTCATCCTCCAACCATGGAGAGACGTGTTCACGCCCGGTGCCTGggaggccttcatggtcaaaaaCATAATCCCTAAACTag CTCTGTGTCTGGGGGAGCTGGTAATAAATCCTCACCAGCAGCAGATGGAGCCGTTCAATTGGGTGTTGGATTGGGAGGGCatgctgtctccctccagccTCGTATCACTGCTGGACAAACACTTCTTCTCCAAGTGGCTacag GTGCTGTGTTCGTGGCTCAGTAACAGTCCTAACTATGAGGAGATTACAAAGTGGTACCTGGGCTGGAAGTCCATATTCAGTGATGCTGTTCTGGCTCAGCCACTCGTTAAGGACAAGTTCAACGAAGCTCTGGACATCATGAACCGCGCTGTCTCCTCTGGCCTTG GTGGGGGGTACATGCAGCCTGGTGCCCGTGAGAACATAGcatacctcacacacacagagcgtcGTAAAGACTTCCAGTACGAGGCTCTGCAGGAGCGCCGGGATGCTGAGAGCGTGGCGCAGCGAGGCATTGGTGCCAGCCTGCCCACCAACTTCAAAGACCTGATCCAGACCAAGGCGGAGGAGAACAACATTGTCTTCATGCCGCTGGTTGCCAAACGCCACGAGGGCAAACAGCTGTACACCTTTGGACGTATCGTCATCTACATAGACAGAGGAGTGGTCTTCGTACAGGGAGAGAAGACCtgggtccctacatccctacagaGTCTCATAGATATGGCCAAGTGA